gtgggttggttggtgttgtcgtcgttgatccttctctacggacaacccaacccacaactcggtagagtgcttatactaggagatcacccttggcgcttatggctcttggagaggggctcaacgtcacacgtttaggggatgcggctccaacacttagcctcgttgtcacgtgcacacacccactcgagccgctgtgactccccactctctccttagataagatatgatctcctcaatcccctatgacttactagtattacctcttaccctgtccacagcagtggttcttggttctttctctttctctctccttcttcactacttcctgggaagcctcactaggacaagggcaaacaccagcaaattgtgacacatttactggacaaagcacatacacgatacatacacacatataataataatgaatcctatactctataatatcacaatcaggttgcactccaacaccatcagaactctattatcagcttatcaagtggtatcctatctcctggttcaccacctgatactattaacctcctcaagttggtcaagcctacatacactgttgcactatcagcaagataatgtatatatagaaaatcagcatttgaatgcaataacatatatcagtataaatgttcattgatgcacaacaatgattaatcgatcaatatcagtcctagaacgcatacatctgtaggtaatcaagcctacgactgcaactctaagcttcagaataaatcactccttgacataagaatgcaaacagtcactcacctctcactgcgtcttgcacgctactgacaaccaaacactatcaactccctacaagtaatccaccagaacttccccttccacctctagaAGTTCACAAccttaatatccttaggttcttccgggcttcactaccaggatcctctgcagctcctccaggctgctatcatgaagtttccttgtgcaactacggtgcttcacccttctgttatgttcttccacagctctcttggctgctacaccacctctacagaagcacgtgacactcctcttctctgctgcttctcctcacagctcgaggtcctctgctccactaccttggagtctcatcagctacatcatctgctggcttcgaagttctcagcaacttcttccccaaagaacaaacctgcaacccattgacactccaataaaatgttcccctttaacacataaacaaaaataaccacacaatatgcttgcctcaaacctctatctgtcctctacatacagtgagagtggactcccccgttttgggcgggtccatactccacctcgcctggcggcggtcctcactcactgggagggtcttcctccatccggagccaggctccctcagtcgtccgccagcgctcagagggggcggacgtcgctccgtgttcctccctctccactctcttatttcaggctttctgccttattaaaacatgtctaacttataaataaacatcgctactgtcgctgggcacaggaccaaactacaagcgatcactatgaactggcgtatatcgtgcttaccacagattaactgatcgagggcgcttttcctctgacggcgtctggtcagggcgctcccacggcccacaataatgtctctggccggcttgatactctcttcttcgaccaggacttgagaccacaacgttcccagctcggttccacagctggcacgtctacacacttctcttctcttcgagatatatcactaggggttcccttctgatgggagctcaaacggagcgcggcttccccctgcgatgtctggcactcaagtgaggtcaaggtcctccagaaacgagcctcacgcctccagcaaaatgtccacatctcctagccagtcatttatctattttcttctgcattgcccataatctcaaactgttacacatatccaaccaaccatttttcatatgggttatcacctcaatacttgctagaccttctaatcaggtcaggcttgacgaataactctcaagaagggagactcgtttctcctgcaggctgggatcataacactggtCAGACGTTATCTTGGAGTCAGTCAActggattctatttttctgtaaaaaTTTGGCTGTGTCTCTTAGATCTTTGACATTCATGTCGAGGGAAGTGATTAACTACTATGTCCTTAATAGGTCGGACATAACCGCCTAGGCGTATTAGTGGTTGTACTACTTCAAATTCTTTAGGTCCTGTATCTGCTAGGAATCCTGATATGTTCAATGTCACATTACACAAGGGTTTAAGTTTCAGCTTGTTAGCTGCTTGTTGAGTGATGaacgttctctgggatccttggtcgaaTAGACCTCTTGTAGTGATTTTAGAATGCTTACTATTTAATTGtagctgtgcagtaggtaatACGGTATTATTACGAGACTTGGTGTTAAGCACCTTAACCTCCTGTCGCACCTTACAACACTGCATAATGATGGAAGTATCCTGTTCCACCTGGAGTTCTGGTGATTTTGGCCTATCAACTCCACACAATGCTGAATGATGTTGGTCCTGGTGGCACCTGTTACATATGTGTAAAGGGGTGGTGCATGTGTTAGGATCGTGTTGCAACAAGCAcctggtgcacttgtgcaattccGTGAGGCGCTTTATCCTAGAAACGCGATCAGGAAAGTTTTGACACTGATAAATAGTATGATTCTCTTGGAAAAAAGAGACAGCATCTCCTTCCTTCAGTAGATGTAGGAGTCACTAACTTGGGTGACTTATGGGCTACAGGTTTAGAAGGGCTGATAGTGTAGGTACCTACTGTAATATTCTTCCATCTTGGAGTGGAAGTAGCGGTTTTTGATTTATTAGTCTGTTTGGAGGTACCTTTGGATTTGACTGTTTTATCAGTGGATGATTTGTCAGGGTAAGATATTATTTTCTCATGAGCTCTCAGTCGATTAACTGTTATCCTTAATCCCTCGAAAATTTAATCTAAGGATATGATATCTGTTCTATAATGGGAACAGATGGATGCTAGGATCTCCTTAGGAAACTTACTCTGTATTTCTAATTTCAATACCCACTCTGCTTTAGGTACATCTGCTTTGACACCTAGAGCTTTAATTAGAGATTCTACCTGGAGCCTAAATTCTTGTAGAGCTTCAGGGGTGGTATCTGGTGTAGGTATCGCTCTTGACTTATAATAAAGATTAGCAATAGATATTTCTTTATTGCTGTAATTAACTTCTAGTAACTGAATAGCAGTATCGTAGTCCTTATCACTAGGAATTAGGTGTTCGACAACTGCTTTTGCTTCACCCTCTAGGGTACTTTGCAAATAGAGGAATTTATTAGGTTTGCTAATAGATTTCTTGGAGTTTACTAAGGAGTCAAATGTTTTCCAATAGCATTCAAAATTCTCATCATCTGTACCATGGAAGTGAGGAAGATCAATTGTAGGAAGACGAACTTCCTGGAGTGTCTCCGGTTTATTAGTTGCACTTGTGGTTAGAGTATTTTGAGAAACTGAGTTGCTCTGCAATTTTTCTAGAGATTGTGTTAATCTATTTAGATGATCTTGGATACCCTCCTCAAACTTCTCCATCTCGGCATGGAAGGTATCTAGTTGATCTGGCTCAGCATTCTGTTGCATGAAGACTCTGAGATAGTCATCTGCAGCCTCATATGTTCTTTGCAACTTTTGCTTGGCCGTCTCTATGAGATTTTCTAATACTTTGGCTGTGGCACCTGATTGTACCAGCTGATCACACTTATTCAACTGTCTAGTCACATGGCCTTTGTGACTCGTGTATGATCTAAGATATAATAAGTAGTTACTGGACATTTCTTCTGGTGCACTGCCTGTGGACTTTGGCTTAGTTGATGCCATGGTTTGGTAATGAAAATAACTGGGGTACTGATTCATTTATACGTGGAACCAGTAC
The DNA window shown above is from Procambarus clarkii isolate CNS0578487 chromosome 21, FALCON_Pclarkii_2.0, whole genome shotgun sequence and carries:
- the LOC138366987 gene encoding uncharacterized protein, whose translation is MASTKPKSTGSAPEEMSSNYLLYLRSYTSHKGHVTRQLNKCDQLVQSGATAKVLENLIETAKQKLQRTYEAADDYLRVFMQQNAEPDQLDTFHAEMEKFEEGIQDHLNRLTQSLEKLQSNSVSQNTLTTSATNKPETLQEVRLPTIDLPHFHGTDDENFECYWKTFDSLVNSKKSISKPNKFLYLQSTLEGEAKAVVEHLIPSDKDYDTAIQLLEVNYSNKEISIANLYYKSRAIPTPDTTPEALQEFRLQVESLIKALGVKADVPKAEWVLKLEIQSKFPKEILASICSHYRTDIISLD